ACAAGCAGTTTTTTCTTAAGGAAGGATTTTCTTCTGCAGTGGAGGCGAGACGTTGCCTTTGCTGGGTTTGAGGTTCCGATTCAAATGGATGTTTCAGCTGAGAAAATGATATTTGGAGTATCAGGTATTGATCCTCAAAGAAGAGCTGAACTAATCAAGGTAAGATGTGAATCAGAAACACCAAAACTTCAATCTTGTAATGTTGTGTGATTTCTATAGGCTCAACTTGCTTGTTTGCTTGTACCCATGTATTGAAACAAAATTCCAGTGAAGTTAAATCACAAGAACTGAGttcagaatgaaaaattttTCTTGTGGGGTTGTAGGTTTTAGATATTGATCTATCATGGAGACTTCACAAGGTGTCTGATGGTCAGAGAAGACGGGTGCAAATCTGTATGGGTCTCCTCAAGCCATTCAAAGTAACATCAAGCTTCTACCTCTTAAAGAATTGGACCTTTTGAAAGCATGCATTCACCTCTACACTTCCATTGGAAATTCTTGAGATTTCAATAACTTGAAATTGGTTCTCTTGTTTATATAGGTTCTTCTTCTAGACGAGATAACAGTTGATCTTGATGTACTGGCCAGGGCCGACCTTCTGAAGTTCCTCAGAAAGGAATGTGAAGAGCGAGGTGCTACAATCATCTATGCGACGCATATATTTGATGGTCTGGAGAATTGGCCATCCCATCTTGTATGTCTTGCTCCCTTTCTTCCTCCGTGTTTCCTATCTAGATTTGGTTTCAGCTCTGTGAAAGCGGTTTGGTGTTTTCAGGTGTATGTGGCTCATGGGAAATTACAATTAGCAATGCCAATGGAAAAGGTCAGGGAGATGAGCAATTTGTCACTAATGGTTAGTTATCCCACCCTTTTTGATCTAGATGTTTCAATCCTCCTCCCTCCATTGAATTCTTGATTCAAAATTGTTTGTTATATCTACTGCTAGCAACTTTCTATTACCATAGATGTGTGGATTTTGCAGAGAACAGTGGAGAGTTGGTTAAGGAAGGAAAGAGATGAGGGgaggaaaagaaggaaagaacGAAAGGCAGTTGGCCTTCCAGAATTTGAAAGCCAAGTTGAGGGCAGCCGAGTGGCTGGGGACCCTGCTCGTGCTGCTGTTCGTGCATTGAACAACGGATGGGCTGCTGGAAGACTGCACTCCACCATTGCTGGTGAAGAGAATTTTTTCTTAAGTTCAAACAGTGTCTTGAGACAATAAGAAAACTACTGCCCACTATCCACCCTACACAAATTGATGTATGGGTTATGGTTTTATTGACTGGAATGAGTATTTTGGCCTGTAAGAATAATACCCAATTCTGATATATAGTTCTTTCTATCATGTGTGTTCAAGATCTTTGCATTTTTCACCCTAGGAGAAGGTGGAGATGAGTTCATATCTTGATTTCTTAGAGctttttaggaacaaaaaattatttaaat
Above is a genomic segment from Vitis riparia cultivar Riparia Gloire de Montpellier isolate 1030 chromosome 14, EGFV_Vit.rip_1.0, whole genome shotgun sequence containing:
- the LOC117931261 gene encoding ABC transporter I family member 20-like, with translation MAVKDISKPTVEINNLRFTYPGIDGQPPPGSTPLIDHFSLTLNSGDRCLLVGSNGAGKTTILKILGGKHMVEPHMVRVLGRSAFHDTALTSSGDLCYLGGEWRRDVAFAGFEVPIQMDVSAEKMIFGVSGIDPQRRAELIKVLDIDLSWRLHKVSDGQRRRVQICMGLLKPFKVLLLDEITVDLDVLARADLLKFLRKECEERGATIIYATHIFDGLENWPSHLVYVAHGKLQLAMPMEKVREMSNLSLMRTVESWLRKERDEGRKRRKERKAVGLPEFESQVEGSRVAGDPARAAVRALNNGWAAGRLHSTIAGEENFFLSSNSVLRQ